The Teredinibacter sp. KSP-S5-2 genome includes a window with the following:
- a CDS encoding DUF2333 family protein, with product MLKKVSGSVDGIKKFAETRWLDFRGDINESNRWVKIGLTALVVYFVIAVAVGFYWNFEPDQFAVREYALTQVSQDETQLVTGVITTSSLVGVVDTMLHKRGGYLSNDIAPPGVWMDNVPNWEYGVLIQVRDLTKAMREAFSRSQSQSTEDKDLALAESRFNFDNKSWLLPQTEGEYREGMVFIQKYIQRLADKEEHNAQFYARADNLNYWLRTVETRLGSLSQRLSASVGQRRLNTDLAGDTAAQQATRAPKEMDIKTPWSKIDDVFYEARGSAWALIHFLKAIEKDFADVLEKKNARVSLQQIIRELEATQQPVYSPMILNGSGFGMLANHSLVMASYISRANAAIIDLRELLQQG from the coding sequence ATGCTAAAAAAAGTATCTGGCTCAGTGGATGGGATAAAAAAATTTGCCGAGACCCGGTGGTTGGATTTTCGTGGTGACATAAATGAATCCAATCGATGGGTAAAAATCGGTTTAACTGCTCTGGTTGTGTATTTTGTTATTGCTGTTGCAGTGGGTTTTTACTGGAACTTCGAACCGGATCAATTTGCAGTGCGAGAATATGCGCTAACACAAGTGAGTCAGGACGAAACACAGTTGGTAACCGGTGTTATTACGACCTCTTCTCTTGTGGGGGTGGTCGACACTATGCTGCATAAGCGTGGTGGTTATCTGTCTAATGATATAGCCCCGCCGGGAGTCTGGATGGATAACGTACCCAACTGGGAATATGGTGTGTTAATTCAGGTGCGTGATCTAACTAAAGCCATGCGGGAAGCATTCAGCCGCTCTCAATCGCAATCCACCGAAGATAAAGATCTTGCGTTAGCCGAATCGCGTTTTAATTTTGATAATAAAAGTTGGTTGCTCCCCCAAACCGAAGGCGAATACCGGGAAGGTATGGTCTTTATTCAAAAATATATTCAACGCTTAGCTGACAAAGAAGAACATAATGCCCAATTTTATGCGCGGGCAGACAATTTAAACTATTGGCTGCGTACTGTTGAAACGCGTTTAGGGAGTTTGTCCCAGCGCTTAAGTGCCAGTGTTGGGCAGCGTCGACTAAATACAGATTTAGCTGGAGATACCGCTGCACAACAAGCCACACGAGCACCAAAAGAAATGGACATCAAAACACCCTGGTCAAAAATCGACGATGTGTTTTATGAGGCAAGAGGCAGTGCCTGGGCATTAATTCATTTTCTCAAAGCAATAGAAAAAGATTTTGCAGACGTACTTGAAAAGAAAAATGCACGAGTGAGCTTGCAGCAAATAATTCGTGAATTAGAAGCGACGCAGCAACCTGTGTACAGCCCTATGATATTAAATGGCAGCGGCTTCGGTATGCTGGCTAACCATTCCCTTGTTATGGCTTCTTATATTTCACGAGCCAATGCGGCGATTATTGATTTAAGGGAGTTGTTGCAGCAGGGGTAA
- a CDS encoding EAL domain-containing protein — MALIRRLILAISIIFSVLLAANMIVSTYNAKDYFAEQMQALSEDTATSLGFSMSKAAEAGDTAQMEAMVNAIFDRGYYLSIRYTRMDGAAVVSRERGIEIEGVPSWFVSLIELPAYSGTTDIMSGWMRLGVLQVVSHPGYAYRDLWRMFIEQLWLFIFVAVACYGGVGVGLQYLLRPLHKVELQADAICKKDFSLQQDIPKVPELKRVVEAMNKLSQKVSEMFQQQVEIAQNLREETATDYLSGLPSRKEFDDRLNAWIQEDNGGGPGLLLLTELSGMADFNAAYGMEAGDKLVRDIANVIRKFAESWSGALTGRRGGVSFCVFIPGVLQDEAETLLENFKAQLNELDDLMSEAASEPLGKEGETRLSIWLGAAFAENVSSVPDMLSAADTAIRSVKSSSDKEYELYVLGDRKALTRPAGEWLEHLRRVISQASLSFQYLPLYDQLGRRINQYEALARVQEGGDMLNAALFWPLVERYHLTEAMDKLALTRAVALLDQYPDVRITINISPQSVVRQGFNRWMCEQLPSGKNIAQRIILELPERALRWPKETLYGFACGAEAAGYAIALDHFGNMPAALGCLLSLPLEYVKVDRRFVANIQHDKEIQHYIKNLIRIAQSSDVKIYADGVETESQWQTMLALGVNGGQGFWFGLPSDELLNT, encoded by the coding sequence ATGGCTCTTATTCGCCGTTTAATTCTTGCTATCAGTATTATTTTCTCAGTGTTGTTGGCTGCGAACATGATAGTAAGTACCTACAACGCCAAAGACTATTTTGCTGAGCAAATGCAGGCGCTTTCAGAGGATACGGCCACATCGTTAGGGTTCAGTATGTCTAAAGCCGCTGAAGCCGGGGATACTGCCCAGATGGAGGCGATGGTTAATGCGATTTTTGATCGTGGTTATTATCTCAGCATCCGCTATACGCGTATGGATGGAGCGGCGGTCGTTTCCCGTGAACGTGGTATCGAGATCGAAGGTGTTCCGAGCTGGTTTGTCTCTCTGATTGAATTACCTGCCTATTCCGGTACAACCGATATTATGTCTGGCTGGATGAGGTTGGGAGTGCTGCAGGTGGTTTCTCATCCGGGTTATGCCTACCGGGATCTGTGGCGCATGTTTATTGAGCAGTTATGGCTCTTCATATTTGTCGCAGTTGCTTGCTACGGTGGTGTGGGTGTCGGTTTACAGTATCTCCTACGTCCATTGCATAAAGTGGAGCTGCAGGCGGATGCAATCTGTAAGAAGGATTTTTCTCTGCAGCAGGATATTCCCAAGGTGCCGGAATTAAAGCGGGTTGTTGAGGCAATGAATAAGCTTTCGCAAAAAGTCAGCGAAATGTTTCAGCAGCAAGTGGAAATCGCTCAAAACCTACGTGAAGAAACGGCAACGGATTACCTGAGTGGTTTGCCAAGTCGTAAAGAGTTTGACGATCGGCTAAATGCCTGGATTCAGGAAGATAACGGTGGAGGTCCGGGTTTATTGCTGCTTACCGAACTCAGCGGCATGGCAGATTTTAACGCTGCGTATGGCATGGAGGCGGGCGACAAGCTGGTTCGCGATATCGCCAATGTAATTCGAAAGTTCGCCGAATCCTGGTCGGGAGCCCTTACAGGTCGTCGAGGTGGCGTGAGTTTTTGTGTGTTTATTCCAGGAGTGCTGCAGGACGAGGCCGAAACCCTCTTGGAGAATTTCAAAGCGCAACTGAATGAGTTAGATGACCTGATGTCTGAAGCCGCATCCGAGCCGCTGGGTAAAGAAGGCGAAACCCGTTTAAGCATATGGCTTGGTGCCGCATTTGCGGAAAACGTCAGCTCCGTACCGGATATGCTGAGTGCGGCAGATACTGCGATTCGCAGTGTGAAATCCTCGTCAGACAAAGAATATGAACTCTACGTGTTGGGTGACAGGAAGGCTCTTACTCGTCCTGCAGGAGAATGGCTCGAGCATTTGCGAAGAGTTATTTCCCAAGCGTCGTTGAGTTTTCAATATCTGCCACTGTATGACCAGTTGGGGCGAAGGATAAATCAGTACGAAGCCCTGGCTCGTGTACAGGAAGGCGGGGATATGCTTAATGCGGCGTTATTTTGGCCTTTGGTGGAGCGCTACCACCTGACAGAAGCGATGGATAAGCTTGCGTTAACGCGGGCAGTGGCATTGCTTGATCAATATCCCGATGTAAGAATTACCATCAATATTTCACCGCAATCTGTAGTTCGGCAGGGGTTTAATCGCTGGATGTGTGAACAGTTACCCAGTGGGAAAAATATTGCCCAGCGTATTATTTTGGAATTGCCAGAGCGCGCCTTGCGTTGGCCAAAAGAAACCCTATACGGTTTTGCGTGCGGTGCCGAAGCGGCGGGCTATGCCATTGCTCTGGATCACTTTGGCAATATGCCGGCGGCATTGGGTTGCCTGCTGAGTTTACCGCTTGAATACGTTAAAGTAGACCGACGGTTTGTGGCTAATATTCAGCACGATAAAGAGATTCAGCACTATATTAAAAACTTAATAAGAATTGCGCAGAGCAGCGATGTTAAAATCTACGCAGACGGAGTTGAAACAGAATCTCAATGGCAAACCATGTTGGCGCTCGGTGTCAATGGTGGTCAGGGGTTCTGGTTTGGTCTGCCGAGCGATGAATTATTAAACACATAA
- a CDS encoding FG-GAP-like repeat-containing protein yields the protein MSYRSVLFLLLSLIALLSTNVVAVEFDQNKFDVYHGDIDGDGDQDIYLKGKQQVILLHGDIITPVVLPSPKSFVIYKDSSTAYSSPVLVELTEAQLVSLILFAPDMDYVFEDVDADGLTDFRLLSSGSNPSLVVIASSDSDLPSQVNVIAPRGLVNTPILPMLADASSIVSQAEVDATDQTSVAAGVFKVNESGAATYSFPIMSAVGTAGVTPQVSLNYISSGPNGTAGLGWHLASGGAITRCGQTLSLDRNPGSISWGSDDRFCINGQRLLVVSGSYGSIGSTYKTEVDGGLFVTAVGGAIGNPDYFKVEGKDGSHAYYGGEGIHNSEQTAYDEAGNVLGDKVLTWAESHFEDSVGNPISYTYINDQTLFALDRINFAYGQSPNPGAHIKINYQEREDYLHGYVSGYRFNTRKRIVSIDSFSNGNLLRKYKLNYDQRGANISTDKLSRLSGIEECVSTTNCLPETKFEWKTPNIGIPSNYTKSISLSNSNYQVGATTYLDINGDGRRDLAWVGTTYANNQYTQRIYYAFTQDGSSQFTEMSIGNASFTSSSFVPAELVPIDYNGDGRQDLLVKNTEDPNNQYWKLYLSEPRSGGEWRLVYRRDLSLPSEVQFADFNSDGLSDAITGVQDNNQISVYYLQRDSLQPVTSDEYYKFSTTPEIFSITGKSIVGNGASLPTLVDLNGDGKSDIVVKITGNIIVCSAPNCPDPRSSSIERPSSFLALFTQNDGVFEYVESIYGLPSNYDVTQGMSSPGSYFSSIPKVKFADFNTDGLPDLAYFANVQKYNANTKLFEQHGNGWRFLINTGNGFSNPTEYFSWGDDRKIAVEFADYNQDKHPDILAFNTDRSRVMYFPWNPALDVFDPTGIDIFVANYLEENQYSFNDINADGAVDFIRTDFADKSTYIHNGLHDLKNSGAYIYSIEDGIGNKTNISYASLIHSGHYTSNEGLAGVSETQYESCYNTLVNRERFEVKQICETQTMYSLNKDDFYRSVNDPFADLATEDNRLISSYYAPVIEYAGAIPVVTSVSSRAPSSSDNNATNRVDYHYHQLRVQPGGVGFLGYQALTTLDVQRGVTTTTTYRQDWPYVGRPKSTIVSSNAGVTLRKSKNAYSVYNYDALKNVDVSTQGFKALGSLQIFDNLSEETQYELVDNGQTQGGALSTTQVAKDIDSYGNVISLVEKIRAGSNDTNEIDTDFFVETSTVSEFGSTVEEKRLGRLSSATVTVTRPSTSPATSTKSSEFTYYDVTGTCSSGDFAHGGVLTGMLCEEKLVIDNTNIITTRHFYDQFGNETFTSTLDHGAQKTRLSAYSEFDVSGRYIESTYDVFSNALTGETPSPDANYNDLANNTFSTVRKVRYVQSRDIYGAPISVNNNNGNSITVSVSATTPFGTPYFSADSSGGYMVTTASKSNLIQCPVGAVIKQNVKKAGGGEAFKCSDILGRTIRTAAKGFDGSWVFTDSEYDSLNHLLRKSEPYRSGDAIYWTSINASDYDIFDRANKVTLPFYETDNLGMPSMTLATTRISHSGFSTTEINTQGHQKITTKNVLGEVVSVQDNMLSISTYVYDVNGNLKNVTDPNSNVISMNYDVLGNKTYMNDPDKGEWYYKYNNLGELTCQMDSLGNIVESKYDFKGRLVERIDYAASAGSSCDAPIGTIVAHAFWVYDVISENGTTQVSLGNLQQEFDSVSGYSARYGYDILGRMNQKATTIPGSPAETQTHYQKTTYDQYGRTFQIFDSARNGAVFDSAGVQHFYNNYGFLSKVSDAEFISGASVQDYYEILSMDTRGNITEYDLGGGVTSTSAFYNARSGLIERLQAHTGLAILQDMEMRWDHGGNLAHRHDTGVKKSGADRNLKEAFTYDSLNRLTNYNVTGDVTHSSSVDYDEIGNITYKSDVGSYSYLGYGPHAVSSAGNVSYAYDAAGNMTNDGRGRTLAYTTFNKIQQLEKAGRKTNFYYSTGRNRYKRVDTDTDNKQTTRLYIGSVEKVYYPDGSVHWKRNIGGIAQVTHKFNASDIETERELLFMHKDHLGSINLMTNAVGDIVQEMAFDPWGERRNTDTWQDLVSAEINSNFFVSQKPFTIRGFTGHEMVDEMEIIHMNGRIYDAKLGRFLQADPHIQEPTNIASLNRYSYVLNNPLNATDPSGFFFKQLSGFKAFVLAGGRHGPTHARHIMLGYLGSEISTELHRPVFNWLAKNPDIAMVVQIVVTVVVGYFCPPCVIGVAAFFAKNMTYAQTGDKTMAYRAGARAGAVAAATYAIGVADHSGGLGTGATRVANKVILHGMVGGINAELSGGDFGSGFAAAGFTAAVNSQMGSEWSWGDAAKSAIAGGTSSALTGGKFANGAATGVFVYVLNSASQSQHRKSADAKKGVPVTDEERAYAADGNRKAFWTSRAKRGDPMGQTALDIVNDDGLITGKAANFFAKLGGQINGVDVDLEALGVDLMRAHVRAVDLDKHSIPHYLNAEQVQRYHLSVFEDHSIPTRFYGGNIPFNYSADNPIYFVHRAIYCPDCDKAF from the coding sequence ATGTCTTACCGTTCCGTGTTGTTTTTGTTGCTGTCACTCATTGCTTTGTTAAGCACAAATGTTGTTGCCGTTGAGTTTGACCAAAATAAATTTGATGTATACCACGGTGATATTGATGGAGACGGTGACCAAGATATTTATCTTAAAGGGAAGCAACAGGTTATTTTACTTCATGGCGATATTATTACACCGGTAGTTTTACCTTCTCCTAAAAGTTTTGTTATTTATAAGGATTCTTCTACAGCCTACTCTTCTCCTGTGTTAGTAGAGTTAACGGAAGCTCAATTGGTTAGTTTGATATTGTTTGCTCCCGATATGGATTACGTTTTTGAGGATGTTGATGCTGATGGGTTGACTGACTTTAGATTGCTTTCATCTGGCTCGAATCCATCTTTGGTTGTGATTGCTAGTTCTGATTCAGATCTCCCTTCACAAGTTAATGTTATTGCCCCTCGTGGACTTGTGAATACGCCCATACTTCCTATGCTGGCTGATGCTTCGAGTATTGTTAGTCAAGCAGAAGTTGATGCAACGGATCAGACGAGTGTTGCTGCGGGAGTGTTTAAAGTGAACGAATCCGGTGCGGCTACTTATTCCTTCCCTATTATGTCTGCAGTAGGTACTGCCGGTGTAACTCCGCAAGTTTCTTTGAATTATATCAGTTCTGGACCAAATGGAACCGCTGGCTTGGGGTGGCATTTGGCCAGTGGTGGGGCGATTACTCGCTGTGGACAAACTCTTTCTCTGGATAGAAACCCTGGGTCAATAAGTTGGGGTTCGGATGACCGATTCTGTATTAATGGGCAGCGATTGTTGGTGGTAAGCGGTAGTTATGGATCTATAGGAAGTACATATAAAACAGAAGTCGATGGTGGACTATTTGTTACCGCAGTTGGTGGGGCTATAGGAAATCCCGATTATTTTAAAGTTGAAGGAAAAGATGGATCTCATGCGTATTATGGTGGGGAAGGGATACATAATTCGGAGCAAACTGCATACGATGAAGCTGGTAATGTATTGGGAGACAAAGTTCTAACTTGGGCTGAGTCGCACTTTGAGGATAGTGTCGGGAATCCTATTTCATATACTTATATTAATGACCAAACTTTGTTTGCTTTGGATCGGATTAACTTCGCGTACGGTCAATCACCTAATCCGGGTGCTCATATTAAAATTAATTACCAAGAGAGGGAAGACTACCTTCACGGTTATGTGTCTGGGTATAGGTTTAATACTAGAAAACGAATAGTTTCTATAGATTCATTCAGTAACGGTAACTTACTCAGGAAATATAAACTAAATTATGATCAACGAGGTGCGAATATATCCACCGATAAACTTAGCCGTTTATCGGGAATCGAAGAGTGTGTTTCTACAACTAACTGCCTTCCTGAAACCAAATTTGAATGGAAAACACCGAATATAGGTATTCCTTCTAACTACACTAAGTCAATTAGTCTATCCAATTCCAACTATCAAGTTGGTGCTACAACATATCTAGATATAAATGGCGATGGGCGAAGAGACTTGGCTTGGGTTGGTACTACTTACGCGAATAATCAATATACCCAAAGAATTTATTACGCTTTTACTCAAGATGGCTCTAGTCAGTTTACAGAAATGTCTATAGGTAATGCCAGCTTCACTTCTTCCTCTTTTGTTCCTGCGGAGTTAGTGCCTATTGATTATAACGGCGATGGTCGTCAAGATCTGTTAGTTAAAAATACGGAGGATCCGAACAATCAATACTGGAAGTTATATTTGTCAGAACCTCGCAGCGGAGGTGAATGGCGGTTGGTTTATAGGCGTGATCTAAGTCTTCCTTCTGAAGTTCAGTTCGCAGATTTTAATTCTGATGGTCTTTCCGATGCTATTACAGGAGTGCAGGATAACAACCAAATATCGGTTTATTACCTTCAAAGAGATTCCTTGCAACCTGTGACGAGCGATGAATATTACAAGTTCTCTACGACGCCGGAGATTTTTTCTATAACTGGAAAATCGATAGTTGGCAACGGGGCAAGTTTACCAACACTGGTTGATCTTAATGGTGACGGGAAATCAGATATCGTTGTAAAAATTACTGGAAATATTATTGTATGCTCCGCGCCAAATTGTCCTGATCCACGATCTTCTTCGATAGAAAGACCGTCAAGTTTTTTAGCGTTATTTACTCAAAATGACGGGGTCTTTGAATACGTTGAGAGTATTTATGGCTTGCCTTCAAATTATGATGTCACTCAGGGGATGTCAAGTCCAGGCTCGTATTTCTCCTCTATACCTAAAGTAAAATTTGCAGACTTTAATACGGATGGGCTACCTGATCTGGCTTACTTCGCAAATGTGCAAAAGTATAATGCAAATACAAAATTGTTCGAACAGCATGGTAATGGCTGGCGTTTCTTGATAAATACGGGGAATGGATTTTCGAATCCAACTGAGTATTTTTCCTGGGGGGATGATAGGAAAATAGCTGTTGAATTTGCTGATTATAATCAGGATAAACATCCAGATATACTCGCTTTTAATACGGATAGAAGTCGTGTTATGTATTTTCCCTGGAACCCGGCTTTGGATGTCTTTGACCCGACAGGTATTGATATATTCGTAGCAAATTATCTGGAGGAGAATCAGTATAGTTTTAATGATATTAACGCGGATGGTGCTGTTGATTTTATTCGTACAGATTTTGCTGATAAAAGTACATATATCCACAATGGTTTGCATGATCTTAAAAATAGTGGAGCATACATTTATTCGATTGAGGATGGCATAGGAAACAAAACAAATATTAGTTATGCCTCTCTCATTCACTCTGGTCACTACACGTCAAATGAAGGCTTGGCGGGTGTAAGTGAGACGCAGTATGAGTCTTGTTATAATACTTTAGTCAATAGGGAACGATTCGAAGTTAAACAAATATGTGAAACTCAAACAATGTACTCACTTAATAAGGATGACTTCTACCGGAGTGTGAATGATCCTTTCGCTGATCTCGCCACTGAAGATAATCGATTGATTTCTTCTTATTATGCGCCGGTCATAGAATATGCTGGAGCTATTCCAGTGGTTACCTCTGTTTCTTCTCGAGCTCCGAGTAGTTCTGATAACAACGCTACAAATAGAGTGGACTATCACTATCATCAACTTCGCGTGCAACCCGGAGGTGTGGGGTTCTTGGGGTATCAGGCATTAACCACTTTGGATGTTCAGCGCGGTGTTACTACAACTACAACCTACAGGCAGGATTGGCCGTATGTCGGTCGACCAAAATCAACTATTGTAAGTTCAAATGCAGGGGTTACTCTAAGAAAATCAAAAAATGCCTATAGTGTATATAACTACGATGCGTTGAAAAACGTTGATGTTTCAACACAGGGGTTCAAAGCTCTTGGCTCATTACAGATCTTTGACAATTTATCAGAGGAAACTCAATACGAACTCGTAGATAACGGCCAAACGCAGGGGGGGGCACTGTCTACTACCCAAGTTGCTAAAGATATTGATAGTTATGGTAATGTAATTTCATTAGTTGAAAAAATACGCGCGGGCAGCAATGATACAAATGAAATTGATACGGATTTTTTTGTTGAGACTTCAACTGTCAGTGAGTTCGGTTCGACTGTTGAAGAAAAGAGGCTTGGTCGTTTGTCATCAGCAACGGTTACAGTAACTCGTCCAAGTACTTCGCCAGCAACGTCTACAAAGTCTAGTGAATTTACGTACTATGACGTGACTGGAACTTGCTCTAGTGGTGATTTCGCGCATGGCGGAGTGTTAACTGGAATGCTCTGTGAAGAAAAACTTGTTATTGATAACACAAATATTATCACTACTCGTCACTTTTATGATCAGTTTGGTAATGAAACCTTTACCTCAACTTTAGATCATGGTGCCCAAAAAACACGTTTATCAGCTTATTCAGAATTTGATGTTTCAGGGCGTTATATTGAATCTACATATGATGTTTTTAGTAATGCTCTAACTGGAGAAACTCCATCTCCAGATGCTAACTACAATGATCTGGCGAATAATACCTTTTCTACTGTTAGGAAGGTGCGCTATGTTCAATCGCGAGATATTTATGGCGCCCCTATCTCTGTTAATAACAATAATGGTAATTCGATCACCGTAAGTGTGTCCGCGACGACGCCGTTTGGTACACCGTATTTCAGTGCAGATTCGTCTGGAGGCTATATGGTAACGACGGCATCGAAATCCAACTTGATTCAGTGTCCAGTCGGCGCTGTTATAAAGCAAAATGTGAAGAAGGCCGGCGGTGGTGAAGCTTTTAAGTGTAGTGATATCTTGGGGCGCACCATAAGAACTGCCGCGAAAGGCTTTGATGGGAGCTGGGTTTTTACTGACTCAGAGTATGACAGCCTTAACCATTTGCTTAGAAAAAGTGAACCATATAGGTCTGGTGATGCTATTTATTGGACTTCAATAAATGCTTCAGATTACGATATCTTTGATCGAGCAAACAAAGTTACCCTGCCTTTTTACGAAACTGATAACTTGGGGATGCCATCTATGACATTGGCAACTACTCGTATATCACATAGCGGCTTTTCGACCACAGAAATAAATACTCAGGGACATCAAAAAATAACAACAAAAAATGTTTTGGGTGAAGTCGTATCTGTACAAGACAATATGTTAAGCATTTCTACTTACGTATACGACGTAAACGGTAATTTAAAAAATGTAACGGATCCAAATTCAAATGTTATCTCAATGAATTATGATGTCTTAGGGAATAAGACGTATATGAATGATCCAGACAAAGGTGAGTGGTACTACAAATATAACAATCTAGGTGAGCTAACCTGCCAAATGGATTCGCTGGGAAATATTGTCGAATCAAAATATGATTTCAAAGGTAGGCTGGTTGAACGTATTGATTATGCCGCGTCTGCGGGTAGCTCCTGTGATGCTCCTATAGGAACGATTGTTGCCCATGCATTTTGGGTGTATGACGTAATCAGTGAAAATGGGACTACTCAGGTTAGTCTGGGCAACCTACAACAAGAGTTCGATAGTGTTTCTGGTTATTCTGCTAGGTATGGCTACGATATCTTGGGGCGAATGAACCAAAAAGCAACAACGATCCCTGGCAGTCCTGCTGAAACTCAGACTCATTACCAAAAAACGACATATGACCAGTATGGGCGTACGTTTCAGATATTTGATTCTGCAAGAAATGGGGCGGTTTTTGATAGCGCCGGGGTGCAGCATTTCTACAATAATTATGGCTTCTTATCTAAAGTGAGCGATGCAGAGTTTATAAGTGGAGCAAGTGTTCAGGACTACTATGAAATTCTCAGCATGGATACGCGTGGAAATATTACTGAATATGATCTTGGCGGAGGAGTTACATCAACATCGGCATTTTATAACGCACGTTCAGGTCTAATAGAGCGTTTACAAGCGCATACTGGTTTGGCGATTTTACAAGATATGGAAATGCGTTGGGATCATGGTGGTAATCTTGCTCACCGACATGATACTGGCGTTAAAAAATCTGGGGCAGATCGTAATTTGAAGGAAGCGTTTACTTACGACAGCCTAAATCGATTAACCAATTATAACGTTACAGGGGATGTGACTCATTCCTCCAGCGTCGACTATGATGAGATTGGTAATATTACCTATAAATCGGACGTAGGGAGTTATAGTTACCTAGGTTATGGTCCTCATGCCGTTTCAAGCGCTGGGAACGTAAGTTATGCCTATGATGCTGCCGGAAATATGACGAATGACGGCCGGGGTAGGACGCTTGCGTACACCACATTTAATAAAATTCAGCAGCTAGAAAAAGCCGGCCGTAAAACCAATTTTTATTATAGTACTGGTCGAAACCGCTATAAGAGAGTGGATACAGATACGGATAATAAACAGACAACCAGGCTGTATATCGGTTCGGTTGAAAAAGTCTATTACCCGGATGGATCTGTGCATTGGAAACGCAATATTGGAGGTATTGCACAGGTTACCCATAAATTTAATGCGTCTGATATTGAAACAGAGCGAGAGCTTTTGTTTATGCACAAGGATCACCTCGGTTCGATAAACTTAATGACTAATGCCGTCGGGGATATCGTTCAAGAAATGGCATTTGACCCATGGGGAGAAAGAAGAAACACCGATACATGGCAGGATTTAGTTAGTGCGGAAATTAATAGTAATTTCTTTGTGTCACAAAAACCTTTCACCATAAGAGGGTTTACTGGTCATGAAATGGTGGATGAAATGGAAATCATTCACATGAATGGTCGTATATATGATGCCAAGCTAGGTCGTTTTCTTCAGGCCGATCCCCATATTCAAGAACCGACGAATATTGCAAGCCTAAACCGCTACAGCTATGTATTGAATAACCCATTGAATGCAACAGACCCTAGTGGGTTCTTCTTTAAGCAGTTGTCCGGCTTTAAAGCATTTGTATTGGCTGGCGGGCGGCATGGGCCGACTCATGCTAGGCATATTATGTTAGGTTATCTTGGTTCTGAGATATCTACAGAGTTGCATCGGCCTGTATTTAATTGGTTGGCGAAAAACCCAGATATTGCGATGGTGGTGCAGATCGTAGTAACAGTTGTAGTAGGGTATTTTTGTCCCCCATGTGTCATCGGTGTTGCAGCTTTCTTTGCTAAAAATATGACATATGCTCAAACGGGCGATAAAACCATGGCATATAGAGCCGGTGCTCGCGCGGGGGCAGTGGCTGCAGCAACCTATGCAATTGGTGTTGCCGACCACTCTGGAGGTTTGGGTACTGGTGCTACAAGAGTTGCAAATAAAGTCATTCTGCATGGTATGGTTGGTGGAATAAATGCTGAGTTAAGTGGTGGGGACTTTGGAAGTGGTTTTGCGGCAGCGGGGTTTACTGCTGCGGTAAACTCTCAAATGGGAAGCGAGTGGTCATGGGGCGATGCGGCGAAATCGGCAATAGCGGGAGGAACCAGCTCAGCCCTCACTGGCGGTAAGTTTGCCAATGGCGCAGCAACAGGTGTCTTTGTGTATGTGCTGAATAGTGCGAGTCAGAGCCAGCATCGGAAGAGCGCAGATGCGAAAAAGGGGGTGCCTGTAACCGATGAAGAGCGAGCTTATGCAGCAGATGGAAACCGTAAGGCTTTTTGGACATCAAGAGCAAAGAGAGGTGATCCAATGGGGCAAACCGCTTTGGATATCGTTAATGATGATGGCCTGATTACCGGTAAGGCAGCAAATTTCTTTGCAAAGTTGGGGGGGCAGATAAACGGAGTGGATGTTGATTTGGAAGCTTTAGGTGTTGATCTGATGCGAGCTCATGTTCGGGCTGTTGATCTAGATAAGCATTCAATTCCTCATTACTTAAATGCTGAGCAAGTACAGAGGTACCACCTTTCTGTTTTTGAGGATCATAGTATTCCAACAAGATTTTATGGAGGGAATATACCGTTTAATTACTCAGCGGATAATCCGATTTATTTTGTTCATCGTGCTATTTATTGTCCTGACTGCGATAAAGCTTTTTAA
- a CDS encoding copper chaperone PCu(A)C, with protein sequence MAKELVVYRHKSSFLLRLVVYALIAAAIVACDAKNVEKEPEQQLVVTNAFMYALPPGKTVGAVYLTLENKTGRTHILNYVHSPIASKVEVHRNIYENGMMQMRHVPHLTLDPKAKLVFEPGGYHLMVFDIEKPLKENDQFELNLEFEGGHYLMTQVDVRSHK encoded by the coding sequence GTGGCAAAAGAGCTTGTTGTCTATCGCCATAAAAGCAGTTTTTTACTACGATTGGTCGTTTACGCTTTAATCGCTGCGGCAATTGTTGCCTGTGATGCGAAAAATGTTGAAAAAGAGCCGGAGCAACAATTGGTTGTCACCAATGCTTTTATGTATGCTCTGCCGCCGGGGAAAACGGTGGGTGCAGTATATTTAACGCTGGAAAATAAAACAGGTAGAACTCATATACTGAATTACGTGCATTCTCCCATTGCCAGCAAAGTGGAAGTTCATAGAAATATATATGAAAACGGGATGATGCAAATGCGCCATGTGCCGCATCTCACCCTTGACCCCAAAGCCAAGCTGGTTTTTGAACCGGGTGGATACCATTTGATGGTTTTTGATATAGAAAAGCCGTTAAAAGAAAATGATCAATTTGAATTAAATTTGGAATTTGAAGGTGGTCATTACCTAATGACACAAGTCGACGTTCGTTCACATAAATAA